The sequence below is a genomic window from Methylotuvimicrobium sp. KM2.
ACGACCGGCTTTGCGCCCTCGCAAGCCAGGCCCGCCGCCAAGGTTACGGCATGCTGCTCGGCGATGGCGACATCGAAATAGCGCTTCGGAAAGCGTTCGGAAAATGCGACCAAGCCCGAGCCTTCGCGCATCGCCGGGGTGATGCCGCACAGGCGCTCGTCCTGCTCGGCCATGTCGCAGAGCCATTGGCCGAACACCTGCGTATAAGTCGGATGCGGAGAAGGAGCCGATTTCGGCAGGCAATCCCGGCTCGGGTCGAAGGCCGGGACGCCGTGATAGGCAAGCGGGTCTTTCTCCGCCGGCGGATAGCCCTTGCCTTTCTTGGTGACGATATGCAAGAAGCGCGGGCCGGAAATTTGCTTCAGATTCTCCAGCGTCGACACCAGCATGTCCAGATCGTGACCGTCGATCGGGCCGATATAATTGAAACCCATTTCCTCGAACAAGGTGCCCGGCACGATCATGCCTTTCATGTGCTCCTCGGTCTTGCGCGCCAGTTCCCAGACGCTCGGCATGCTGCTCAAGACTTTCTTGCTTTCTTCGCGTACCGAAGAATAAATCTTACTCGACAGAATCTTAGTCAGATAATTATTCAACGCGCCGACATTCGGCGAAATCGACATATCGTTATCGTTTAGGATCACCAGTAGATTCGCATCGATCGCACCGGCATGATTCATCGCCTCGAAGGCCATGCCGCCGGTGATGCTGCCGTCGCCGATGATCGCGACGCAGTGCTTGTCCTCGCCGCGCAAACCCGATGCGATCGCCATGCCTAAGGCCGCGCTGATCGACGTGCTTGAATGGCCGACGCCGAAGGCATCGTACTCGCTCTCGTCACGATTCGGAAACGCGCAGATACCGTCGCGGGTGCGGATCGTCGTCATGCGCTCCTTGCGCCCGGTTAGGATCTTATGCGGATAGGCCTGGTGGCCGACATCCCAGACTAATTGATCGTGCGGCGTATCGAATACGTAATGCAGCGCCACGGTCAACTCCACGGTGCCGAGACCTGCCGAGAAATGCCCGCCGGAAATACTGACCGTGTGAGTTAGGTATTCGCGCAGTTCTTTGGCAAGCGGTTTTAATAGTTCCTTCGGCAGTTTTCTAAGGTCGGAGGGAAGCTTGACGCTGTCTAGTATGGGGAATTTTCCTGTGATTTTCATGAATAAATCGATTCCTTGTTGATCGGTACGGACGCGGTTGCCGACTGATTATGCAGATTAATACCTGAGTGTTCAAGTCGGTTATTAATGATCCCGCTGAATAATATAAAGCGACAGGTCGCGAAGCAAATCGGCTTCGGAGCCGAATCCCTTTAAGCTTTCAATGGCTTGCTCATGAAGTTCCTGGGCTTTTTGCTTTGCTCCGGCTAAGCCGAGTAAGGCAGGGTAAGTCGGCTTGTCGTTGTCCTTGTCCTTACCTTGGGTTTTGCCGAGTGTTGCGGTATCGCTTTCCTCGTCCAAAATATCGTCCTTGACTTGGAAAGATAGGCCGATGCATTTCGCATAATGATCGAGGCCTTCTGCTTGGTTAGGGTCTATATCGGGCTTCGTTAATGTCGCCATGTTGACGCTGGCTCGGATTAACGCACCGGTTTTGTGGATATGCATATTTTCAAGCTGAGGCAGCGTCAGTATTGTGCCGACCGATTCTAAATCGATGGCTTGGCCGCCGACCATGCCTTGAGAGCCGCTAGCCTTGGCCAGCATCGTAATCATTTTTAGACGGCTTTCGGCATCGGCTTGGATGGTTGGATCGTCCGCCAAGACTTTGAATGCCAGTGCTTGCAGTGCGTCTCCGGTCAGAATGGCGGTCGCTTCATCATAAGCGATATGGCAGGTCGGCTTTCCGCGCCTGAGATCGTCGTCGTCCATGGCCGGCAAATCGTCATGTATCAACGAATAAACATGAATGAATTCAACCGCACAGGCCGCTCCGTCTAAATCTTCCGGTGCAATGCCCAAGGCTTTTCCTGTACAGTAGGTTAGCATTGGCCGCATGCGTTTACCGCCGTCCAGCACGCAATAGCGCATGGCTTCGTGCAATTTTGTCGGAATTTGATTTTCGCTTGGCAGCCGGGCTTCCAAGGCTCTTTCGACTCGGTTTTGACAAAAGGTCAGATAGTCTTTCAGTGCGTTACTCATCGGTGAAGGGCTCCAGAGTTTGAGTGCCGTTTTTTTCCAGTAAAATCTGAACTTTCTGTTCGGCTTCCTGCAAGGCTTTTTGGCAGGTTCGGGTCAAAGCGACGCCGCGTTCAAATGATTTTAACGAATCTTCTAAAGATAGCTCACCTTGTTCCATTTGCTCGACGAGTTGCTCAAGCTCGGCTAGGGACTCTTCGAATAAATTCGTGGTTTTTTTTTTCGGCATGTAGATAAAATAGTAGGTAGAAATTGGGCGATGGAATCAAACCGGCCATTATATATGAAATTGGATAATGAGTGATTAGGAAGTATGAGTAATGATTACAATGCAGCCGCGATAGAAGTATTAAGCGGCTTGGAACCGGTCCGAAAACGGCCGGGTATGTATACCGATACGACCCGGCCGAATCATTTGGTTCAGGAGGTTGTCGACAATAGCGTCGATGAAGCGATAGCGGGACATGCCGATACGATTGCTGTCGTGTTATACAAAGACGGTTCGGTGTCGGTCGGCGATAACGGCCGAGGAATGCCGGTCGACATTCATCCGGAGCAGGGTATTCCCGGTGTCGAAGTGATTTTGACGCAACTGCATGCCGGCGGGAAATTCTCGAATAAAAATTATCAGTTCTCCGGCGGTTTGCACGGTGTCGGTGTGTCGGTCGTGAATGCCTTGTCGGCCCAATTGGAGATTGAGGTCAAGCGGGGCGGTAAGGTGTATCGCATGACCTTTGCCGACGGCGAAAAGCAGAGCGAGTTGACCGAAATGGGCTCGGTGGGCCGCAACAATACCGGTACTTCGGTCAAGTTTTGGCCGAATGAAAAATATTTCGATTCGAGTAAGATTTCGGTTAGTAAACTCAGGCATGTATTGAGAGCGAAAGCGGTATTATGCCCGGGTCTCAATATTACTTTGCAATCCAAATTTACCGATGAGCAATGGCAGTGGTGCTACCAAGACGGCTTAAAGGAATATTTACTCGATCGTGTAGGAGATGCCGAATTTTATCCCGAACCGCCGTTCATGGGCAAAATGACGTCCGATCATGAAGCGGTCGAATGGGGTATCGTGTGGACGGCGGATAGTTTGCCGGAAGCGATTAACGAAAGTTATGTCAATTTGGTACCGACCGCGCAAGGGGGCACGCATGTCAATGGTTTGCGGGCCGGCTTGACTGAAGCGATGCGCGAGTTTTGCGATTTCAGAAACCTATTGCCGCGAGGCATCAAGGTTTCTCCGGAAGATGTCTGGGAGCACTGCCATTTTATTTTGTCGGTCAAATTGGAAGATCCTCAGTTTTCGGGACAAACCAAAGAGCGATTGAGTTCGCGCGAATGTGTCGCGTTCGTCTCGGGCGTTGCTAAAGACGGTTTCAGTCTTTGGCTGAATCAGCATCCCTCCGAAGGCGAAAAAATTGCCGAAATCATCATTGCCAGCGCGCAAAAACGATTGAAATCCGCCAAGAAAATCGTTCGTAAGAAATTGACATCGGGACCGGCGCTACCCGGTAAGCTTGCAGATTGTTCCGGTCAGGATATTGGTCGATCCGAGTTGTTTTTGGTTGAGGGCGATTCGGCCGGCGGTTCGGCTAAACAGGCTAGAGACCGAGAGTTTCAGGCAATCATGCCGCTACGGGGGAAAATCCTAAATACTTGGGAAGTTGATTCGAGCCAAGTCATGGCCTCCCAAGAAGTTCACGATATCGCGGTGGCCCTGGGCATAGAGCCGGGTTCGGATGATTTGCGAAGCCTGCGCTACGGCAAGGTATGTATTTTGGCAGACGCGGACTCGGACGGAAATCATATTGCAACATTGATTTGCGCATTGTTTTACCAACATTTCAAGGCGCTGGTGCAAGCCGGTCATGTTTTCGTTGCAATGCCGCCGTTGTACCGGGTCGATATCGGCAAAAAAGTCTTTTATGCGCTCGACGAATCCGAGCGGCAAGGCGTTTTGGATCGAATTAAGGCGGAGAAGTTGAAAGGCCAGATCAATGTTCAGCGTTTCAAAGGCTTGGGCGAAATGAACCCGAGTCAGCTTCGCGAAACGACGATGAACCCCGATACCCGCCGGCTCGTGCAATTAACGGTAACCGAAGACGACGATACCAGCGAACAACTGGATTTACTATTAGCCAAAAAACGCTCGCCGGATCGCAAGCATTGGCTCGAAACCAAAGGGAATTTGGCGGATTTGTGATGAGTAGGGTGAGCAGTAAGTCGGGAGCGGAGAGCAGGGGTTGGTACTACAAGCGGGACCTTTCGCCGGTCAAACTTCATCGCTGGAGTGTCCTGCCATACACATCAATCTAAATGCTGCTCCTCGCTGCAGCTAAATTGCTATTGGCCGGGACGTCATGAGAGCCATTGCAACAAATCGCGGGTTTGGTAAATGGCAGCGTTATCATAACCGCGCCTGCGTTTATACCTTTCGCACTTCAAATTTCGGCAGTGCCTAAGGAGGCGCCGGGGTGCTCGGCAAAGGCTTTGCCAGCATGGAGCTGGCATAGAGCCTACAGGGACGTATTCACGGCGTCCTTTGACGGGCACCCCGGCGCCGAATTTTGATCTCCGATGAGTATAAACAAGACTACCGAAGTTTGAAGTTCGAAAGGTATATAAACGGACCGGGCAAGCGCCCGGCACAGTAAGGAATAACCATGGCTATTAAGAAAACCGAACTCTACTCCTCCCTTTGGGCTAGCTGCGACGAACTGCGCGGCGGTATGGATGCCAGTCAGTACAAAGACTACGTACTGACCCTGCTGTTTATGAAGTACGTCTCCGATAAGTACAAAGGCGACCCTTACGGCATGATCGTGGTGCCTCAAGGTGCCAGCTTCGACGATATGGTTGCGCTAAAAGGTGACAAAGAAATCGGCGATAAAATCAATAAGGTTATCAGTGCGCTTGCTGAAGAGAACGACCTGAAAGGCGTCATCGACGTGGCCGACTTTAACGATGAAGACAAGCTCGGCAAAGGCAAAGAAATGGTTGACCGACTAGGTAAATTGGTCGGTATTTTTGAAGGCTTAAACCTGGCTGATAACCGCGCCGATGGTGACGACTTACTTGGCGATGCTTACGAATACCTGATGCGCCACTTCGCCACCGAATCGGGCAAGTCTAAGGGCCAATTTTATACGCCGTCGGAAGTCTCGCGCATTCTCGCGAAAGTCATTGGTATCAATAGCGATACGCCGCAAGACGCAACCGTCTACGACCCCACCTGTGGCTCAGGCTCGCTATTGTTAAAAGCCAGCGATGAAGCGCCGCGTGGTTTGAGTATTTTCGGACAGGAAATGGACAATGCCACCAGTGCCTTGGCGCGTATGAACATGATTCTGCACAACACCGCCACCGCTAAAATCTGGAAGGGCAATACCATTTCCGATCCCCAGTGGAAAGACGCCAACGGCCGGCTTAAAACCTTTGACTTCGCTGTCGCCAACCCGCCGTTCTCCAATAAAAACTGGACCAGCGGCATTAATCCGCAAGAAGATGAATTTGGCCGTTTTACCTGGGGCATTCCGCCGGAAAAAAACGGCGACTACACTTTTCTGCTGCACATTATCAAAAGCCTGAAAAGCACCGGCAAAGGCGCGGTGATTCTGCCCCATGGTGTCCTGTTCCGTGGCAATGCCGAAGCGCGCATTCGTGAAAATCTGATTAAACAAGGCTACATCAAAGGCATCATCGGTCTGCCCGCCAACTTGTTTTACGGCACAGGCATTCCTGCCTGCATTATTGTGATCGACAAAGAGCACGCGCAAGCAAGGAAAGGCATTTTTATGGTCGATGCCAGCAAAGGCTTTATGAAAGACGGCAACAAAAACCGTCTGCGCAGCCAGGATATTCACAAAATCGTCGATGTGTTCACCAAACAACTGGAGCAGCCGCGCTATTCCCGCATGGTGCCCGTAAGCGAAATCGCCGCGAATGATTACAACCTGAATATTCCGCGTTACATTGATTCCAGCGAGCCGGAAGACCTGCATGACTTAAGTGCCCATTTGCAGGGCGGTATTCCCAATGCCGATATCGATGCTTTGGAACGTTACTGGCAAGTCTTCCCCAGTATTCGCGCCAGCCTGTTCGAACCCGTGCGCGAAGGTTACAGCCAAGCGTTGGTCAAAGCCAGCGAGGTGAAAAGCACCATTCTCAATCACCAGGAATTTAAAAGCTTTGCCGCAGCGAGCCTTGTGCCCTTTACCGATTGGTCTGAGCGCGCCAACTTAAAAGCCATAGCACCAGGTGAACAGCCAAAACAGATCATTCACCGCATTAGTGAAGACTTGTTGGAAAGCTATTCCAGCAACTCACTGCTCAGCAAATACGACATTTACCAGATTTTGATGGATTACTGGGCGGATACCCTGCAAGACGATGTCTATGTACTGGTGCAGGATGACTGGCCCGCAGGTAAGGTACTGCGCGAATTGGCGGTTAAAAAGGGCGAAAAACTCAAAGAAACGCCGGATTTGGTGATTAACAAAACCAAATACAAAGCCGAATTGATTCCACCGGCTTTGATCATCGCCCGTTTCTTCTCCAGCGAACAGCAACAAGCGGATGCCATGCAAGGCGCACTCGATAGCGCCGGCCAAGAACTGGAAACCTACTTGGAAGAAAACGGCGGCGAAGATGGCCTGCTGAGTGAAGCGCTGAACGATAAAGACAAAGTCACCAAAGCCACGGTTACCGAACGCTTGAAGCTGGCAGCAGACCCGGAAGAAAAGGCCGCCCTTAAACAGGCCAAGAAACTGTTCGATGCCGAAGCGGAGTCCAAAAAAGCCCTGAAAGAGGCGCAAGATGCCCTCGATTTAGCCGTGTTTAAGCAGTATCCCAAACTGAGCATCGACGAGATCAAAGTCCTGATTGTTGAAGATAAATGGCTGGCGACACTGGAAAGCAACATTGTTGCCGAAATCGAACGAGTGACGCAGCAACTGGCCAATCGAGTGAAAGAATTGGAAGAGCGCTATAGCGAGCCGTTACCGGCTATTATCCAATCGGTAGAGCAGTTTAGCGACAAAGTAGCAGGGCACCTAAAAGCCATGGGCTTGGAGTGGTCGGTATGAGTGAATTAAACTTCACCGGATTAAACCATCTGGTGGATGCCATTGCCCGCCAGATTGAGCAAGCGCGCAGCCAAGTTCGTCAAACGGTAAACATTGCCATGGTACAAAGTTATTGGGAGATTGGTCGCCTAATTGTTGAGGAAGAACAACAGGGTGAAAGCCGTGCGGTCTATGGCAAGCAACAATTACAGCAACTCTCCCAACAGTTAACAGAACGCTTAGGCAAAGGCTTTGACGTTGGCAACCTGCGTAATATGCGCCAGTTTTATCTAGCTTTTCCAATTCACGACGCAGTGCGTAGTGAATTAAGCTGGACACACTACCGAGCCTTAATGCGTATCGACAATCCAGCCGCAAGGGATTGGTATCTGCAAGAGGCGATCAGCCAGAGTTGGAGTGCTCGTGCATTAGAACGCCAAATCAACGTGCTCTATTACGAGCGCCTGCTGGCCAGCAAAGACAGAGCACGGGTCGAGCAAGAAGCCGAGGCCAACACCCAGCCATTGGCCGAAACAGCCCAAGACTATCTGCGTGACCCGTATATTCTCGACTTCCTCAACCTGCAAGACAAAACCTACCAAGAAAACGAACTGGAGCAGGCCATTATCAGCAACCTGCAACAGTTTTTATTGGAGTTAGGCAAGGGCTTTGCCTTTGTCGAGCGCCAACAGCGCATTCGCTTTGACGATGAAGACTTCTATATCGACTTGGTATTTTACAACTTCAAACTCAAATGCTTTCTGCTGGTGGATCTGAAACTGGGCAAACTCAAACATCAGGATATTGGCCAGATGGATACTTACGTGCGCCTTTACGACGAGCAGCGCAAAGGAGATGACGACAATCCTACCATTGGCCTGGTGCTCTGCAGCGAGAAAAGCGAAGCTATAGTGAAATACTCGGTATTGGCCGAGCAAAAACAGCTATTTGCCGCCAAGTATTTGCCTTATCTACCGACCGAAGAAGAATTGAAGCGTGAGCTGGAACGCGAGCGCGCGGTGTTGAGTGGCAAGTTGAAAATGGAGAATGGAAAATGACAAACAGCGCCGTGAAAGAAGCGAGTAGCCACTATCAATTATCCACTGTCAATTCTCAATTGAATGAAGTGCCGGTTGGGTACAAGCAAACCGAAGTTGGAGTTATTCCTTATGATTGGGAAGCTGCATGCCTCGGCGAGATTGCCGCAGTTCGGATGTGCAAGCGAATTCTTGCGGGGCAAACTCAAAAAGTAGGTGCCATTCCATTTTTTAAAATAGGTACATTTGGAAGTGAGCCAGATGCATATATTCCATACTCTCTGTATGAAGAGTTCAAAGCAAAATATTCGTTTCCTGCTGAAGGTGATATTTTAATTTCAGCAGCTGGAACACTTGGGAAGTCAGTTGTTTATGATGGCAAGCCCGCATATTTCCAAGACTCAAATATTGTTTGGCTCGAAATTAATAAACGGAAATTGCTGAATGAATACCTGTACCACTATTACAAGGTAATTAAATGGGCTTCCTCTGAAGGCAGTACTATTGCTCGACTTTACAATGGCATAATTCGAGCCTCGATGATTGCACTTCCTCCAATCGAAGAACAAACCGCCATCGCCAATGCCCTATCCGATGTCGATGCGCTGATCAGCGTGCTGGAAAAACTGATCGCCAAAAAACAGGCCATCAAAACCGCCACCATGCAACAACTCCTCACCGGCCGCACCCGCCTGCCGCAGTTCGCCCTGCGTGAAGATGGCACACCAAAAGGCACCAAGCCAAGCGAGTTGGGGGAGATTCCGGAGGATTGGGAAGTTATGACTCTCGGAGATATTGGCCAAACGATTATCGGCCTAACATACTCGCCGAATGATGTTGCTGAATTTGGTACATTGGTTTTGCGTTCGTCCAATGTCCAGAATGGTAAATTGGCTTACGTGGATAACGTCTTTGTCAATATGGACCTGCCTGAACGCGTCATCGTCAGGCAAGGCGATATTTTGATCTGTGTTCGTAATGGAAGTCGCCAGCTCATCGGAAAGTGCGCGTTAATTGATAAAAATGCAGAAGGAAGTGCGTTTGGTGCATTTATGTCGATATTTAGAACTAAGCACTCCGTATTCGTGTTCTACCAATTTCAATCAGATCTAATACAGAATCAGATAAATGAAATTATGGGGGCAACAATTAACCAGATAACAAATAAAGATATGTCTGGATTCAAGATTACGTTGCCGTCGGATGAAAAAGAACAAACCGCCATCGCTACCATCCTGTTTGATATGGACGCAGAGATTCAGGCACTGGAACAACGCCTGAGCAAAACCCGCCAAATCAAACAGGGCATGATGCAAGAACTGCTAACGGGTAAGACGCGCCTGGTGAAGCCTGCTGCTGCGGGAGGATCTTATGCCCATTGATATGAGCTTGCCGCAACGGCTTGCACTCTTAAAAGGTATTGAGTCAGAAACCCGATGCCGAAAAAAAGCGGATATGTGGCGTATTTAGGCCCGCATTTAAGTTTATGAACAAGGTGTAGGCTATGCTAAAAACAGAATTACTGGAAATTATTGCCAATGGTGAAAACTCAGGCGTTGAATTTAAGCGTGATGATATTCGCCCTGAACAGCTTGCTAAAGAAGTGGTTGCCATGGCCAACTTTCAAGGTGGTCGGGTTCTGCTTGGTGTCGAAGATGACGGCACGATTAACGGGGTGCAAAGGGAAGATCTTGAAGAATGGGTGATGAATGTTTTTCAAAATAAAATTCACCCAATGATCCTGCCTTTTTACGAAGAAGTGAAGCTGGATAATGGCAAACGGGTTGCTGTCGTCAGTTTTCCTATGGGTATTTCTAAACCTTATGTGGTTCGCCATGCAGGCAAAGAAGAAATCTACATCCGCATCGGCTCGACTTCGCGGCAGGCCACCCGAGAACAGCAGATGCGCCTGTTTGAACTGGGCGGCATGTTGCATACCGAATTGATGCCAGTACCTCGAACCGATATAAACAGTTTGGACGACGCACGTTTACTGAATTATTTACGTGATATTCTTAATGACCCCGATATTCCGAAAACGCCCGATGCATGGCGGCAACGCTTGCTTGGGCTGGGTTTTATCACCGAGGCCGGTGAAAATACCTGCTGTACCATCGCTGGATTGGTGCTATTTGGCAAAACGCCACGCCGCCACCTTAAACAGGCCGGGTTACGTGCGCTTGCTTTTCAAGGGAAAGATAAAGAATATCAAGCATTACTGGACGATTTAATAGACGGACCAATGGTCGGCCGTTGGGATAGCCATGGCGCAAGCAAAACCTTACTGGATGGAGGCATTATTGAGCGTTTCATGTCGGCCATGAAGCCCTTTATTTCTCAGGAAGCCGCCCGGATAAATCAGGATTTGAGACGAGAGACAACATGGTTTTACCCTCTCGAAGCCGTTCGTGAGTCTTTGATTAATGCACTTGCCCACCGCGACTGGACACGCTTTGTTGAGATTGAAGTAGCCAGTTATTCCGACCGGCTGGAGGTTATTAGCCCCGGCGCTTTACCAAACTCGATGACTGTGGAAAAAATGAAGGCTGGTCAGCGCTCGCCGAGAAATACCATAGTCATGGAAGTTTTACGCGATTATGGTTACGTCGATTATCGCGGCATGGGTGTAAGAACAAAAATTGTACCGTTGACGAAAGCACTAACAGGCAAAGAACCAGAGTTTGAATCAACAGAAGACTATTTAAAAACAGTTTTATATCGATAACTACTCCCTTTATACTCAAAAAATGGTTAACTTTATGAAGGTATGGGGTGTGGCTAGCGAGGATGTCGGCAGCAGGGAACGCTGCCGTCAAGCCCCCATGGACGGGTTCACGGCTGTCCTCGATAGACACATCCCATGCCTTTTTATTCTTAGACGGTTTTTCAATCAAAAGGGAGTAAGGATAAGGTATGAGTAACGTCGGCCAGCGCGAGCGCATTACCCAAAACCGTATTGTTCAGTTTTTTCAAGCTGACTTAGGCTACCGCTATTTAGGTAATTGGCAGGATCGCGCCAATAATAAGAATATTGAGGTCGATATCCTTGTCGATTGGCTAAAAAGCCGCGGTGTGAGCGAAGCCTTGATTAATCGCGCCATTCGCCAGTTGGATACGGCGGCAGCACTGGGCGAAGGTAAAAAGCTCTACTATGCCAACAAAGAGGTCTATCGCTTGCTGCGTTATGGCGTAAAGGATAAAGAAGGCGCGGGCCATCAGAATGAAACGGTATGGCTGATTGATTGGAACAATCCTGAAGCCAATGATTTCGCCATTGCCGAAGAGGTCTCCATTAAAGGCGAGAACAAAAAACGCCCGGACATCGTGTTGTATGTGAATGGTATTGCTTTAGGCGTGATAGAGATGAAACGCTCATCGGTTTCGGTTTCTGAAGGTATCCGCCAGAATCTCGATAACCAGAAGAAAGACTTTATCCGCAATTTCTTCACCACCATGCAATTAGTGATGGCAGGCAACGATACTCAAGGCCTTCGCTACGGCACGATTGAAACGCCGGAAAAGCATTATCTGGAGTGGAAAGAAGACGTCGCCAATCCATACGATCATAAGCTGGAGTTTCATCTGAGCCGCGTTTGTAGCAAGCAGCGCTTTTTGCAAATTATCCACGACTTCATTGTATTTGACGCTGGCGTAAAGAAAACCTGCCGTCATAACCAATTTTTTGGCATTGAAGCAGCCAAGCGCCATATTGCCCGGCGTGAAGGCGGCATTATTTGGCATACGCAAGGCTCGGGTAAAAGCTTAACCATGGTGTGGCTGGCCAAGTGGATACGCGAAAATGTGAAAGATGCCCGCGTGCTGATCGTGACCGACCGCACTGAGCTCGACGAGCAGATTGAAAAGGTCTTTACCGGTGTTGAGGAAGATATTTATCGCACCAAAAGCGGTGCCGACTTGGTGGCGACACTCAATCAACCCAATCCTTGGTTGGTGTGTTCGTTGGTGCATAAGTTTGGGCGACAGTCTGACTCGGAAAATGATGCCGCGACCGATGAGTTTATCGAGGAGCTGAAGAAGTCTCTGCCATCGGATTTCAATGCCAAAGGCGACCTATTTGTATTTGTCGATGAGTGTCACCGTACTCAATCGGGCAAGTTACACGAAGCGATGAAATCGATTCTGCCGCAGGCCATGTTTGTTGGCTTTACCGGTACGCCGCTGATGAAAAAGGACAAGAAAAAATCGGTGGAGGTATTTGGCCCCTATATCCACACCTACAAATTCGACGAGGCCGTGGCCGATGGCGTGGTGCTCGATTTGCGCTACGAAGCGCGAGACATAGACCAAAACATCACATCCCAGAAGAAAGTGGATGAATGGTTCGAGGCGAAAACCCGCGGCCTGTCTCGATTAGCCAAAACACAGCTCAAGCAGAAATGGGGCACCATGCAAAAGGTGCTGTCCAGCAAATCGCGCTTGCAGCAGATTGTGAATGACATCCTACTGGACATGGATACCAAGCCGCGCCTGATGGACGGACGCGGCAATGCCATGTTGGTGTGCTCCAGTGTGTATCAAGTTTGTAAGGCCTATGAGATGTTCAGCCAAACCGATTTGGCAGGCAAGATTGCCATTGTTACCAGTTTCCAACCTAACGCTGCCGGCATTAAGGGTGAAGAAACCGGTGAAGGCTTAACGGAAAAGCTGTTCAAATACGACACCTACCGCAAGATGTTGGCGGATTATTTCGAGCAACCTGAAGAGCTGGCAGCCAGGCGCGTGGGGGAGTTCGAAAAGGAAGTGATAAAACGCTTCGTGAATGAGCCAGGGCAAATGCGCTTGCTGATTGTGGTCGATAAGCTCTTAACCGGCTTTGATGCGCCTTCGGCAACGTATTTGTATATCGACAAGCAAATGGCCGATCACAACCTGTTTCAGGCGATCTGTCGGGTAAACCGTTTGGATGGTGATGACAAAGAATACGGTTATATCATCGATTACAAAGACCTGTTCCGCTCATTGGATAAAGCGGTATCGGATTATACGGAGGGCGCATTTGACGGCTACGACAAGGAAGATGTCGCCGGGCTATTAAAAGATCGTTTAGAGCAAGCTAGGCTCGATTTGGATAATGCGCTGGAAATGGTACGCGCTTTATGTGAGCCGGTAAAAGCCCCGCGGAATACCGAGGATTACATTCACTATTTTTGTGGCGAGTCAGGATCGAATCAGGATGAATTGACTGAAAAGGAGGCGCTTAGATTAACTCTGTACCAGAACGT
It includes:
- the dxs gene encoding 1-deoxy-D-xylulose-5-phosphate synthase; translated protein: MKITGKFPILDSVKLPSDLRKLPKELLKPLAKELREYLTHTVSISGGHFSAGLGTVELTVALHYVFDTPHDQLVWDVGHQAYPHKILTGRKERMTTIRTRDGICAFPNRDESEYDAFGVGHSSTSISAALGMAIASGLRGEDKHCVAIIGDGSITGGMAFEAMNHAGAIDANLLVILNDNDMSISPNVGALNNYLTKILSSKIYSSVREESKKVLSSMPSVWELARKTEEHMKGMIVPGTLFEEMGFNYIGPIDGHDLDMLVSTLENLKQISGPRFLHIVTKKGKGYPPAEKDPLAYHGVPAFDPSRDCLPKSAPSPHPTYTQVFGQWLCDMAEQDERLCGITPAMREGSGLVAFSERFPKRYFDVAIAEQHAVTLAAGLACEGAKPVVAIYSTFLQRGYDQLIHDVVLQDLDVLFALDRAGLVGPDGPTHAGSFDYTYMRCLPNMLIMAPADENECRQMLYTGYIHKGPASVRYPRGKGPGVPVDCSMTALPIGKAEIRHQGGRIAMLAFGSMVAPSIEAGKQLGATVVNMRFVKPLDEALILELAKSHDVIVTVEENVVAGGAGSAVNEFLQAQRIVMPVLNIGLPDAFIEQGTREELLSFCGLDTQGIRQSIEQFCA
- the ispA gene encoding (2E,6E)-farnesyl diphosphate synthase, which translates into the protein MSNALKDYLTFCQNRVERALEARLPSENQIPTKLHEAMRYCVLDGGKRMRPMLTYCTGKALGIAPEDLDGAACAVEFIHVYSLIHDDLPAMDDDDLRRGKPTCHIAYDEATAILTGDALQALAFKVLADDPTIQADAESRLKMITMLAKASGSQGMVGGQAIDLESVGTILTLPQLENMHIHKTGALIRASVNMATLTKPDIDPNQAEGLDHYAKCIGLSFQVKDDILDEESDTATLGKTQGKDKDNDKPTYPALLGLAGAKQKAQELHEQAIESLKGFGSEADLLRDLSLYIIQRDH
- a CDS encoding exodeoxyribonuclease VII small subunit, whose translation is MPKKKTTNLFEESLAELEQLVEQMEQGELSLEDSLKSFERGVALTRTCQKALQEAEQKVQILLEKNGTQTLEPFTDE
- the parE gene encoding DNA topoisomerase IV subunit B; amino-acid sequence: MSNDYNAAAIEVLSGLEPVRKRPGMYTDTTRPNHLVQEVVDNSVDEAIAGHADTIAVVLYKDGSVSVGDNGRGMPVDIHPEQGIPGVEVILTQLHAGGKFSNKNYQFSGGLHGVGVSVVNALSAQLEIEVKRGGKVYRMTFADGEKQSELTEMGSVGRNNTGTSVKFWPNEKYFDSSKISVSKLRHVLRAKAVLCPGLNITLQSKFTDEQWQWCYQDGLKEYLLDRVGDAEFYPEPPFMGKMTSDHEAVEWGIVWTADSLPEAINESYVNLVPTAQGGTHVNGLRAGLTEAMREFCDFRNLLPRGIKVSPEDVWEHCHFILSVKLEDPQFSGQTKERLSSRECVAFVSGVAKDGFSLWLNQHPSEGEKIAEIIIASAQKRLKSAKKIVRKKLTSGPALPGKLADCSGQDIGRSELFLVEGDSAGGSAKQARDREFQAIMPLRGKILNTWEVDSSQVMASQEVHDIAVALGIEPGSDDLRSLRYGKVCILADADSDGNHIATLICALFYQHFKALVQAGHVFVAMPPLYRVDIGKKVFYALDESERQGVLDRIKAEKLKGQINVQRFKGLGEMNPSQLRETTMNPDTRRLVQLTVTEDDDTSEQLDLLLAKKRSPDRKHWLETKGNLADL